GTGTCTGTTGCCTACTTTTTTGGGGGCACAGGGAGTGGCAAGCGCCTCTTTTCTGGAGATTACTCCGGATGCCCAATCGGCAGGTATGGCCGGCACAGGACTGGCTATCACTGACAATGGAAGCACGGCTATCTTTCATAACGCTTCCACCATCGCTTTCTCGCAGGATGTAATGGGTGCCAGCTACTCATACGCTGACATAAATAAAGACTTTGGAATGCATAGCGCATCCCTTTTCTACCGCATCGGACGGGAAGGGAAGCACGGATTTAGCGTAGGATTCCGTCACTACAAGGATGCCGATTTTCATTGGCAGGACGGTGCGGAAGATCATGCCCGCGCATGGAACGTAGAAGCCGCATACTTCAGAAATGTAGCCAAAAACCTGTCCCTTTCATTAACACTCAGATATCTGCAGGCAAAAGCCTATAAGGATGCGGACAGCAAAGGGTCAGTCTCCGTGGACCTCGGTGCCAGCTATCATCGCAGCATGGGTATTCTGGACGAAATGGCTTCATGGACTATCGGATTTCAAGCCGCCAACCTGGGCAGCAAGCTGGACGGACAGAAACTGCCTGCCCGACTGGGACTGGGTGGTGCCATCGACCTGCCGTTCAGTATGGACAACCGCTTGCAGGTGGCTCTTGACTTCAATTACCTGCTCCCGTCCGAGTACCGCCATCTTCAAGCCGGCATCGGAGCGGAATATAATTTCCTGAAATATGGAATTATCCGCGGAGGATACCACTTCGGGGATAACGACAAAGGAACAGGCAATTACGGTACACTGGGCTGCGGAATCAACTTCTGGCCGATTCGCGCGGATTTCTCTTATGCACTGGCTGATAAAGACTGTTTCATGCATAAGACATGGCAGCTCGGCATTGGAATCGTTTTCTAGGCTTTTCCTTCGGGCAGTCCGCTAAGTTTTATCATTGAGCAGAGTCTGCCGGGTTCTTTCATTGAGCAATCTGCTGTTTTTTTTCGTTCAGCAGTCTGCCAAGCTCGCATTCAAGGCGTTGCTTCACTTCGTCCATAGGCACTTCGTGCTTCAGTTCCTGACGAAGAGAAGTGACGCCTTTATCTATAAAGCCACAAGGATGAATATAGCTGAAATAGCGTAAATCCGTATTCACATTCAAGGCCAGTCCGTGCATGGTGACGTAGTGGCTGCTCCTCACCCCGATCGCACAAATCTTACGGGCACGGGGCGTACTCCCCTCCAGCCAGACACCTGTTGCCTTTTCAAGCCGTCCCGCTTCAATGCCATAGGAGGCACAGACACGTATCACAGCCTCTTCGAGCAGGTGCACATATTCCTTCAACCCCAAATGAAACTCTTCCAGATTCAAGATCGGATAACAGACTAGCTGTCCGGGACCGTGATACGTGATATCCCCTCCCCGATCTATATGGAAAAGGGTAGCCTGAATGGCTTTCAGCTGATCGTCATTCAACAGCATATTATTTTCTTTTCCGCTACGTCCCAAAGTATAGACGTGCGGATGTTCGCACATAATAATACGGTTTTCATACGCTTCTCCCTGCGCTTTTGCGCGGACAAGAGTATCAAACCATTCCGTCTGCCGCTGCCATGCCTCGGCGTACGGAATCAAATTCCAGTCTACTAACACAGTTTTCATGAGGACAAAAGTAAGAAATAAAAAGAAAAATCGTACATTTGTAGATCGAATATAACAAGCACTCTAAACCAAAGATAACAAACACTCTTATGAAAATGGAAGTTCCACAAGTAGATTTGCCACTGGAGGTGTTGGCATGGACTAAAGTAACTGAAGATATTCTGAACATCTACAAGCAATCGTGCCGGCTGCAGGCGTGTATTTTCGCCATCTGTACGGAAGGAACCATGAAAGTCTCCATCAATCTGTTGGAATACGAGGTTCACCCGAATGATCTGATTACATTACTTCCCGGAACAATCATACAGTTCCGTGAGAAAGCGGAAAAGGTAAGTCTTTGTTTTGCCGGATTCTCCGCGAAATGTATCGGACATATCAACTTGCTGACCACCATCGGGAACGCTTATCCCAAGCTGATAGAACAGCCGATCATCCCTCTTTCCGAGAATATCGCCGACTATCTGAAGGAATATTTTGCCTTGTTGTCTCATGCCAGTTGTGACGAGTCTTTCAAGATGGACTCCAAATTGGCGGACTTGTCACTCCAGACTATTCTGACAAGTATCCAACTGATGTACCGGAATTATTCGGGAAACAATCATTCGAACCGTAAGAAGGAGATTTGCCGGAAGTTGATTCAACTGATCACTGAACACTACAAAGATCAGCGTTGTGCACAGTTCTATGCCGATCA
This sequence is a window from Bacteroides thetaiotaomicron VPI-5482. Protein-coding genes within it:
- a CDS encoding PorV/PorQ family protein, coding for MKRVKHLLLASCLLPTFLGAQGVASASFLEITPDAQSAGMAGTGLAITDNGSTAIFHNASTIAFSQDVMGASYSYADINKDFGMHSASLFYRIGREGKHGFSVGFRHYKDADFHWQDGAEDHARAWNVEAAYFRNVAKNLSLSLTLRYLQAKAYKDADSKGSVSVDLGASYHRSMGILDEMASWTIGFQAANLGSKLDGQKLPARLGLGGAIDLPFSMDNRLQVALDFNYLLPSEYRHLQAGIGAEYNFLKYGIIRGGYHFGDNDKGTGNYGTLGCGINFWPIRADFSYALADKDCFMHKTWQLGIGIVF
- the lipB gene encoding lipoyl(octanoyl) transferase LipB; the encoded protein is MKTVLVDWNLIPYAEAWQRQTEWFDTLVRAKAQGEAYENRIIMCEHPHVYTLGRSGKENNMLLNDDQLKAIQATLFHIDRGGDITYHGPGQLVCYPILNLEEFHLGLKEYVHLLEEAVIRVCASYGIEAGRLEKATGVWLEGSTPRARKICAIGVRSSHYVTMHGLALNVNTDLRYFSYIHPCGFIDKGVTSLRQELKHEVPMDEVKQRLECELGRLLNEKKQQIAQ
- a CDS encoding helix-turn-helix domain-containing protein, which translates into the protein MKMEVPQVDLPLEVLAWTKVTEDILNIYKQSCRLQACIFAICTEGTMKVSINLLEYEVHPNDLITLLPGTIIQFREKAEKVSLCFAGFSAKCIGHINLLTTIGNAYPKLIEQPIIPLSENIADYLKEYFALLSHASCDESFKMDSKLADLSLQTILTSIQLMYRNYSGNNHSNRKKEICRKLIQLITEHYKDQRCAQFYADQLGISLQHLSTTVKQVTGKSVLDTIAYIVIIDAKAQLKGTDMTIQEIAYSLNFPNPSFFCKFFRRHVGMSPLEFRNS